Proteins encoded by one window of Glycine soja cultivar W05 chromosome 15, ASM419377v2, whole genome shotgun sequence:
- the LOC114385777 gene encoding nudix hydrolase 2-like, which produces MLRSLPKLSLLFSSARNPHYLSSAQRFISQGRIAASRVKIGVVSTIPIRSKLTSTISSAIASEMAAEDQVQRVNLLTSTDDNYGGVIVELDQHMDSATFVSILRASVSHWKLLGKKGVWIKLPIHLVNLVEALVKEGFWYHHAEPKYLMLVYWIPESPSTIPANATHRVGVGSFVMNEKQEVLVVQENSGLFQGTGVWKFPTGVVDQGEDICVAAVREVKEETGVDSEFVEVLAFRQSHNSFFEKSDLFFMCMLRPLSSDIQAQRLEILNAQWMPFEEYAAQPFIQKSELLKYINDTCLAKMGGQYSGFSPVSTSSNFSDQKNYLYLSAGALKSSNSS; this is translated from the exons ATGCTCAGATCACTGCCGAAGCTCTCACTCCTCTTTTCCTCAGCCAGGAATCCCCATTATCTTTCAAGTGCTCAGCGTTTCATATCTCAAGGGAGAATAGCAGCTTCAAGAG TCAAGATTGGAGTGGTAAGCACTATTCCTATTCGATCCAAGTTGACTTCAACAATTTCATCAGCAATTGCATCAGAAATGGCTGCAGAAGATCAAGTTCAAAGGGTTAACCTACTAACATCAACTGATGATAATTATGGTGGTGTTATTGTGGAACTTGATCAGCATATGGATTCTGCAACATTTGTCTCGATCCTTAGAGCTTCAGTTTCTCATTGGAAGCTGCTG GGCAAGAAGggtgtttggataaaattacCTATTCATTTAGTCAATCTGGTTGAAGCTTTAGTGAAG GAGGGTTTTTGGTATCATCATGCAGAACCAAAATATTTAATGCTTGTATATTGGATTCCTGAAAGTCCAAGCACTATTCCTGCAAATGCCACACACAGGGTGGGCGTTGGTTCATTTGTCATGAATGAAAAACAAGAG GTCCTAGTTGTTCAAGAGAATAGTGGACTATTTCAAGGAACTGGAGTCTGGAAATTCCCAACTGGAGTTGTTGATCAG GGAGAAGATATTTGTGTAGCAGCAGTAAGAGAGGTCAAAGAAGAAACAGGG GTTGATTCAGAATTTGTGGAAGTATTAGCATTCAG ACAAAGTCATAATTCATTCTTTGAGAAGTCAGACTTATTCTTCATGTGCATGTTGCGGCCTCTTTCTTCTGACATCCAAGCACAGAGATTAGAGATACTGAATGCACAG TGGATGCCATTTGAGGAATATGCAGCTCAGCCATTCATCCAAAAGAGTGAGCTTTTGAAGTACATAAATGATACATGTTTGGCAAAGATGGGTGGACAATATTCTGGATTTTCTCCTGTATCTACGTCATCAAACTTTTCTGACCAGAAGAATTATTTGTACTTGAGTGCTGGGGCCTTAAAGAGCTCCAATTCTTCATAA
- the LOC114387359 gene encoding trihelix transcription factor GTL1-like produces MDLFTGDHFPVPDHVAPFPDSGDLLFAADLLSHRHNPQKLRPIRSVPTAPIANPSPPPLSHDPIPSGSGHAPCHESSLSFDAEDEDEDDDNSSASTKGHGPRKKRRKMVRKLEDFAKDLVVKVMEKQEQMHKQLLEIIENNERERIKREAAWKNEEMERIRKDEEARAQENSRNLALISFIQNLLGHEIQIPQQPAKPCSKREEDEVEASARKELNNDPGDNRWPDVEVQSLITVRTSLEHKFRLMGSKGSIWEEISEAMNGMGYNRSAKKCKEKWENINKYYKRTIGSGKKRRQNSKTCPYFDELDILYRKGLLSIGNALSNTCCVPQIEVKELNET; encoded by the exons atggacCTCTTCACCGGCGACCACTTCCCCGTCCCCGACCACGTCGCTCCGTTCCCCGATTCCGGCGACCTCCTCTTCGCCGCCGACCTCCTCTCCCACCGCCACAACCCCCAGAAGCTCCGCCCCATCAGGTCCGTCCCCACCGCCCCCATTGCCAACCCTTCTCCTCCCCCTCTCTCGCACGATCCGATTCCCTCCGGGTCGGGTCACGCCCCATGCCACGAATCCAG CTTGTCTTTTGATGCTGAGGATGAAGATGAGGATGATGACAAttcatcagcaagtaccaaaGGACATGGCCCtagaaagaaaaggagaaagatggtGAGAAAGCTCGAAGATTTTGCGAAGGATTTGGTGGTGAAGGTGATGGAAAAGCAAGAGCAGATGCATAAACAGTTATTGGAAATCATAGAAAACAATGAAAGGGAAAGAATAAAGAGAGAAGCAGCTTGGAAGAATGAGGAGATGGAGAGAATCAGAAAAGATGAAGAGGCTAGAGCCCAAGAAAATTCTCGAAATTTGGCCCTCATATCCTTCATTCAGAACCTGTTGGGCCATGAAATTCAAATCCCCCAACAACCTGCAAAACCATGCAGCAAAAGAGAAGAGGATGAAGTTGAGGCAAGTGCTAGAAAAGAACTGAACAATGATCCAGGTGACAATAGATGGCCTGATGTTGAAGTGCAATCACTCATCACTGTGAGAACTTCATTGGAGCACAAGTTTCGTCTCATGGGATCAAAAGGGTCAATATGGGAGGAGATATCTGAAGCAATGAATGGCATGGGGTACAACCGCTCTGCAAAAAAGTGTAAGGAGAAGTGGGAAAACATCAACAAGTACTATAAAAGGACAATAGGGAGTGGCAAGAAAAGGCGTCAAAATAGTAAAACTTGCCCTTACTTTGATGAGTTGGACATTCTGTATAGAAAGGGTCTCTTAAGTATTGGAAATGCCTTGAGCAATACCTGCTGTGTTCCCCAGATTGAAGTAAAGGAGTTGAATGAAACTTGA
- the LOC114387340 gene encoding putative lipid-binding protein AIR1B, giving the protein MASKGTVASTYVALFLCLNMLSYTMVSSTYIPVIPDPSVPSQKGTCPIDALKLGVCANVLNLVNVKLGSPPTLPCCNLIKGLADLEVAACLCTALKANVLGINLNVPISLSVILNNCGRNNAGFQCP; this is encoded by the coding sequence ATGGCTTCCAAGGGCACAGTTGCATCCACTTATGTTGCTCTATTCCTTTGTCTCAACATGCTTTCCTACACTATGGTGAGCTCCACCTACATCCCTGTAATCCCTGACCCATCAGTGCCTTCTCAAAAGGGTACCTGCCCTATAGATGCACTTAAGTTGGGTGTGTGTGCCAACGTGTTGAACTTGGTCAATGTTAAATTAGGGTCTCCACCAACGCTCCCATGCTGCAACCTCATTAAGGGTCTTGCGGATCTTGAAGTTGCTGCATGCCTTTGCACTGCCCTCAAAGCTAACGTTCTTGGCATCAACCTCAACGTCCCAATTTCCTTGAGCGTAATTCTCAACAACTGTGGAAGGAATAACGCTGGCTTCCAGTGCCCTTGA